The Henckelia pumila isolate YLH828 chromosome 2, ASM3356847v2, whole genome shotgun sequence genome includes a window with the following:
- the LOC140877669 gene encoding uncharacterized protein codes for MHEECSTVLQNKLPQKSQDPGSFSIPCQIGSLLVDNVLCGLGSNINLTPHALAMKLGICNIEPTNISLKYPRGVVENILVKIDKFIYPVDLVILDINENCEVPLIFGRPFLAMSRALVDVKKGELVLRLNDEQVVFHMFKSASDSSNLKSCSAVNFIDVINYVGDCQQVQLSAGIGRLKNLYRSEEFNCRTDLSFSMTVDKPP; via the coding sequence ATGCATGAGGAGTGTTCGACTGTGCTTCAGAATAAGCTCCCGCAAAAATCTCAAGATCCAGGAAGTTTTTCTATACCTTGCCAAATTGGAAGTTTATTAGTTGATAATGTTTTGTGTGGTTTAGGatcaaatataaatttaacGCCTCATGCACTTGCTATGAAATTGGGTATATGCAACATTGAACCAACAAATATTTCTCTTAAATACCCAAGAGGAGTAGTGGAAAATATTTTAGTCAAGATAGACAAATTTATTTATCCTGTAGATTTAGTTATTCTTGACATAAATGAAAATTGTGAGGTTCCTTTGATTTTTGGGCGTCCATTTTTAGCCATGAGTCGAGCCTTAGTGGATGTTAAAAAGGGAGAGTTAGTTTTGAGGTTGAATGATGAGCAAGTAGTATTCCATATGTTTAAGTCGGCTAGTGATAGTTCGAATTTAAAATCTTGCTCTGCTGTTAATTTTATTGATGTAATTAATTATGTTGGGGACTGTCAGCAGGTTCAGCTCTCCGCAGGAATTGGTCGCTTGAAAAATCTCTATAGAAGTGAAGAATTCAATTGCAGGACTGATCTGAGTTTTTCCATGACGGTGGATAAGCCACCTTGA